AAGGCAAAATGAAAGCAATGTTTGTATCTAAAGGACATACACCAATCATGGTTCCACTGTTTGCATACGGTCCACAATCCAAACTTTTTGGCGGTGTTCAGGAAAACAGCGATGTAAGCAATAAGATTTTCCAATTACTCGCTAAATAAGATAAAAAACAGATCTGTCATTCAAACTGAAATAAGAAAGAGTTTCTTCTTTGTATATAGAAGAAACTCTTTCTTATTTCTTTTCTGCCTGATAGACTCCAAAAATAATGCAACCCGCTCCCAATAATGTAATCCATGTGATTTGTTCGTGAAGAATGATTACGGATGCCACCATTGTTACCAACGGATTGAGATAGATATAATTGGAGGCTCTAACGGTTCCCAACTGTTTCAATACCACATTCCAGAGGACATAACAAACCAAGGATGCCAGGACGGCCAAAAATAAGAGATTGGATAATACAACCGGTTTTAAAAGTACATTGAAATCCGGTTGCAGCGGATGAAGAAGAAAGGCGGGAAGTATGGTCAATACTCCATAAAAGAATATTTTGCGGGTGATAAATACAGTGGGGTAACGCCCTGTCATTTTCTTTATCACCAAACTATAAAATGCCCACGACAGGGCGGCAAGTAAAGTGAGCAAATCCCCTACCGGAGATAATTTGAGCACGAAACTACCGTTGAAGACCACCAGTCCCACCCCGATTAAAGCTAATATGGAACCATAAATCAAACCTTTAGTGGCTTTTTCACTCTTATAAAAGAGAAGGGAGAGAATGGTAGTAAGCAAGGGAGCTGTGCAAATGATGAAAGCGACATTGGATGCTTGCGTAATTCCCAAAGCTGTATTCTCTGTAAAGAAATAGAGCGAGCCACCGAAAAGACCTCCTGCCATCAACCAAAGTTCGTCTTTCCAGTTACTCGTAAACAGACGTTTGGGGGAAATCACCCAAATGCCCAGATAAGCAATAAGAAAACGATAGAAGAATATCTCCTGAGGGGTCAGCCCGTGATTAATCAATACTTTGGTTGATATGAAAGTCAACCCCCAGATAGCAACTACAAGTATCGCAATCAGATGGTAAAATCCATGTTTCAGTTCCATAATGATAGTGATGTTTTTTAATAGAATGCAAAGATAATGAGAAGTTATGGAATGTTTGTTTGGAGAAGTAACAAAAAGCCCGTACCTTTGTTTATGTTCAAAGAAAGCTCCTAAAATTAAGGTATAAGTTATGGAAAAATATATAGCACCGGACAGGAAACGTATCCCATACGGCATGATGAACTTTGCAGTAATCCGCCGCGACGACTGTTATTATGTGGACAAAACCCGGTTTATACCCATGATAGAAGAGGCGGACAAGTTTTTCTTCTTTATTCGTCCGCGCCGTTTCGGCAAAAGCCTCACAATAAATATGTTGCAGCACTATTATGATATACTTGCCAAGGATAAGTTCGAAGCGCTGTTTGGCGACCTTTACATCGGAAAGCACCCTACGCGCGACCGAAACAGCTATCTAGTGCTGTATCTTAACTTCTCCGGCATAGTAGGCGAACTGCACAACTACCGCAAGGGACTGGACGCGCATTGCCAAACAATGTTCGACTACTTCTGTGACATTTACGCCGACTATCTCCCCAAAGGCATCAAGGAAGAACTCGACAAAAAAGAAGGAGCTGTCGAACAATTTGAATACCTGTTCACAGAATGTAATAAGACCAACCAACGTATTTACCTCTTTATTGACGAATACGACCATTTCACCAATGCCATCCTATCGGACATAGAAAGCCTGCACCGCTATACGGACGAAACACATGGCGAAGGTTATCTGCGCGCCTTCTTCAATAAAATCAAAGCCGGAACCTACTCCAGCATCGAGCGGTGTTTCATCACCGGCGTAAGCCCTGTGACAATGGACGACCTCACAAGCGGTTTCAATATCGGAACCAACTACTCGCTCACACCGGAATTCAACGAGATGATAGGTTTCACGGAAGAAGAGGTGCGCCAAATGCTCACTTACTATTCCACCACCAGTCCGTTCAACCACAGTGTGGACGAACTGATAGAAATAATGAAACCCTGGTATGACAACTACTGCTTTGCGGAAGAATGTTATGGCGAAACCACTATGTATAACTCCAATATGGTGCTATACTTCGTCAAGAATTATATCCAACGGGGCAAAGCCCCCCGGGATATGGTAGAAGACAATATCCGTATCGACTACGAAAAATTACGTATGCTCATCCGGAAGGACAAAGAGTTTGCCCATGATGCCTCCATCATACAAACATTGGTGAGCGAAGGTTACGTCACCGGAGAACTGAAAAAAGGTTTCCCTGCCGTCAATATCACCAACCCCGACAACTTTGTGAGCCTGCTCTACTATTTCGGTATGCTCACCATTAGCGGCACGTATGAAGGAAGGACCAAACTCACCATCCCCAACCAGGTAGTCCGCGAACAAATATACACCTATCTGCTGAGTACCTACAACGAAGCCGAACTTAATTTCAGCAGTTACGAAAAGAACGAACTTGCCAGCGGTCTTGCCTACCGAGGCGACTGGAAAGCCTATTTCGGTTATATTGCCGACTGCCTGAAACGCTACACTTCCCAGCGCGACAAACAGAAAGGCGAATTTTTTGTCCACGGCTTCACGCTTGCCATGACGGCACAAAACCGTTTCTACCGTCCTATTTCCGAACAGGACACACAGGCAGGCTATGTCGACATTTTCCTTTGTCCGCTACTGGATATCTACTCTGACATGAAGCACAGTTACATTGTGGAATTGAAATATGCCAAGTATAAAGATCCCGAAAGCCGCGTGGAAGAACTACGACAGGAAGCTATTGCCCAAGCCAACCGCTATGCTGACACTGATACGGTGAAAAGAGCAGTCGGCACTACACAGCTTCATAAGATAGTGGTGGTATACAAAGGAATGGATATGCCGGTATGTGAAGAGATTTAAAACAAAAAGAAACTCTCATTACAAGAGCACATTATACAAAAAAACAGATAGGCTAACAAGTCTTTTTTTAACGATTTCACCTCTGTCAGAACTTAAGTTTAATTCTGACAGAGGTGATTCTTTATTTTCCGAAGCTTATGAAAGTTTGTTCAAACTATTTGGTCACCTTGTAAGTTCCACTTCCATATACTTTTGACTTCGTCTCTCCGGGAAGGGTTACGGTAGCGGTAACACCCTTAGGAATGGTAAATTTCCAAACCCAAGTGTTGCCTTCGTATTTCCAGGAACTCTTGATGAGTCCGGCAGCAGAACGGTATTCGGCAGCCATGTGTCCTAACCGCTTGTCTGGAATAGGCTTCATAATGATATGTTTGAAGCCGGGGCTGGCTGGATCGGCTGCGATACCGGCAACGGTTTCCCAAATCCATTCACATACGCACCCGTAGGCATAATGATTGAAGCTGTTCATGCCACGTGGTCCCATTCCCTTGTCTAGCATATAGCTGTTCCATCGTTCCCAGATGGTGGTGGCTCCGTTGTCTATAGAGTACAGCCAGCTCGGGTTCTTACGTTGGAAGAGAAGTTCATAGGCAATGTCTTCCATGCCATTCTCCGTGAGGGTGGGCATAAGGATGGATGTGCCTAGGAATCCGGTCTGCAAGCAAAGGTCATGTTGTGCGAAGTTTTCGCGCAGGCGGTTTATCATATTTGTTTTGGCTTCGCCTTCCACAAGCTGGTTCTTTAGAGCGAACAATGCAGGTGTCTGCATGGTGTTGAGGATAGCGGTTTTGAAGGTACCGTCTTCATTGAGGAAGTTCTCTTTGATGTACGCCTTTGCCGCATCAGCCATTTGCTGGTACTTGGCGGCATTGCGACCAGTGGCGACAGCCATATCCCGCATCATGAAAGCATCTATCACCCAATAGGAAGCGCTTAAATAGTTCCAGTAACTAATAGCCTCGGGAAGCGGACCTTGAGGAGAGAAAGCCAGTCCGCTACAGCTCTCCAGCGGTTCGTAGCTCAACCAGTCGGCCCATTGATAGTTGCCGTTCTCGCTGCGGAGGGTCTCGTGGTTATATTTGGTATCGTTGATGTGGTTCATAAACAGATCCATGGCGTTCCAGTTTTCTTCGATGATTTGCGTGTCACCAAATTGCTTCCATACCGTCCAGGGCACGATGATTCCGGCATCGGCCCAACCCAAACGCATTTTCTCATCGCCATATTGTGCTAAGGGAGCCACTCCGGGGAATCCGCCCAAACTGTTCTGTGTATCGCGCATGTCACGCATCCACTTGTGGAAGAACTTCATGGTGTTGGCAAAGAATGTACCGGTTTCGGCAAACACTTGTGTGTCTGCTGTCCAACCCAGGCGCTCATCGCGCTGCGGACAGTCGGTGGGTATGGACAGATAGTTGGATAGCTGCCCCCAATAAGTGTTGGAGATGAGTTTGTTCACAAGGTCGTTGCCTGTGGTGATAGTGCCAGTCTCCAGCTCCTTTGCGATGGAAGTAACGGGGATGGACTTCAACGACTTGATGGCGACATTCCCGGTGGCAGTTATGGAGACGTAGCGGTAGCCGAAGAAAGTACAATGAGGATGATAAGCCACATAATTATCTCCGCCAGCAAAGGTGTAATCCAAACGGATACCAGTGTGGGGGATGCGCAGGTTTTCGCGATGGCAGCTTCCTTCCGGACCGTCCATGCCACGAATCCTGGCACCGTTGCCGTCATTGAGCAACTCTGCGGGAAGGCAGGTCAGCACAGTTCCCTCGGCGGCTTTGAATACGAAAGAGGGTACGGCGGCACTGTTTTGTCCGAAGTCTACCACCAGCGTCTCTCCCGGACGTACGGTCATCTCCTTACCCAGTGCGAACTCACGGTCGATGATCACTTTACCGAACTCATTTTCCTTCGCTCCTTCTATATTCTTCCAAACGTATGCTCTGACAGGAGCGAGGGCGAGATCTGTACGCAGATAAACTTCCGCTCCGTCCGAAGGCAGGATGTCGCCGGTGAATTCGGTATTCTCTTCGGGTGTAGAGAGTTTGTCCGCACATTCGTAACCCATCGGTTGGCGTGCATCGTACTCTTCTCCGTCAAAGATGCCGGCATGTTTCACCGGGCCGGCAATTCCAGCTTTCCAGTTTTCGAGGTCGGTACCGTAGCGTTTCTTGGTTCCGTCAGAAAAAGTCAGTTCCAACACACCGCGAAAAGCACATTTCTTACCTATCATGCCGTCGTGTCCTCCGGGAGTTACAATTTTATCTCCCCACCATCCTGGTGTTACCTGCACGGATAATATATTCTCGGCATTTGACTTGGTACGGATGACGTCTGTGATATCATAAGTAAAAGAACGTTTGGTCTTGGCGTGATGTGTGAAGCCTGGTTTCAAAAATTCCCTGCCTACGGTTTTTCCATTCACATACAACTCGTAAACTCCCAGTCCGGCAGTCATCCATTTGGCGGAGATGACTTTCTGTTCGTTTTTCACGGTGGATACGAACCAACTCGCACCGTCGGCTGCGCGACCGTTGTTGTGTCCTTTCGCCACGGGGGCGTCTGTTGCAGAAATCCATTTGGAGCCGTTCCAGGCCGATGCTTCCAACGCATCTGTACGTTTTCCGACTTCGGTGGCGTTTATCGGTCCGCCATTCGAGAAAAACGCAAGAATCATGACCGGAACAAGATTCGTAAAATAATGAAGATTCATTTTCATACTTATATATAATTTGAGATTAAAGATTAACTTGGAAATATTCTTCTAGTTTACAGAACTCACACAACAAAATTACAAAATTATTATGATATGACAGACAATTTCTACATTTTTACTCAACGATCATTCATTTCTGCTCTTTCTGAAACAGACTCATAAGTCCGGGCCGATTGAACAGACGACACAAGGGCTTTTTATGTGGAATGATCGATAATCGGGCAATTGAAGGAAAGAAATCATGCGGATAAAGTTATATCGAATTCACGCCAATGAATATCAGAACTATTCTCACAGTGATAAGAATTAATTCTCATCGCTATGAGTATTTTTTCTCATTACATTGAGAATAATTTCTCATAATGATGAGAAAATTTTCTCATAAGAATAAAATGCTTTGAGAAAAATATCAATGTAAGTAATTGAATGAATGCGATTTAAAATTAAGATATCCGGGATTCTTCAATCCCATTCTTTGAAGACTGAATATGAGACAATATGTACTCTACAAACAAACTGACAACCCTCCGAGGAATACCCCTCTAAATATTAGGTAGTTCGGTACAAAACACGTAATTTTGTGCCTAGAATTAGAAATAACAGTATAAATCACTATCAATAAAACTTTATCACTATGGAGTACAATTTCAGAGAAATTGAAAAGAAGTGGCAGAAAAGGTGGGTGGACGAGAAGACCTACCAAGTTACGGAAGACGAATCGAAGCAAAAATTTTATGTACTAAACATGTTTCCCTACCCATCAGGAGCCGGTCTACACGTAGGTCACCCGCTGGGATACATTGCTTCGGATATTTACGCCCGTTACAAACGACTGCAAGGCTTCAATGTACTCAACCCGATGGGATATGACGCTTACGGTCTGCCGGCAGAACAGTATGCCATCCAGACCGGACAGCATCCTGCCATCACTACCGTCAACAATATCAACCGCTACCGCGAGCAGTTGGACAAAATAGGTTTCTCTTTCGACTGGAACCGTGAAATCCGCACTTGCGACCCTGAATATTATCATTGGACCCAATGGGCCTTCCAAAAAATGTTCAACAGCTATTATTGCAACGACGAACAGAAAGCCCGCCCTATCGAAGAACTGGAAAAAGCCTTCGCCATCTACGGAAACAAAGGGCTCAATGCTGCTTGTAGCGAAGATATCAGCTTCACCGCCGAAGAGTGGAACGCCAAAAGCGAAAAAGAAAAGCAGGAAATCCTGATGAACTATCGTATCGCTTATCTGGGCGAAACGATGGTAAACTGGTGTGCCGAATTAGGAACTGTACTGGCTAATGACGAGGTAGTAGACGGAGTCAGCGAACGTGGCGGTTATCCTGTTGTCCAAAAGAAAATGCGCCAATGGTGTCTGCGTGTATCCGCTTACGCACAACGTTTGCTTGACGGATTAGACACTATTGACTGGACAGATTCTTTGAAAGAAACCCAAAGAAACTGGATCGGACGTTCGGAAGGTGCTGAAGTGCAATTCAAAGTAAAAGACAGTGACCTCGAATTCACCATTTTCACCACTCGTGCAGATACCATGTTCGGTGTTACCTTTATGGTATTGGCTCCTGAAAGTGAATTGGTGGCACAATTAACGACTCCTGAACAAAAAGCAGAAGTAGACGCTTACCTCGACCGTACCAAAAAACGTACGGAACGCGAACGTATTGCCGACCGTAGTGTGACTGGTGTGTTCAGTGGTTCGTATGCCATCAATCCGTTCACAGGTGAAGCAGTGCCCGTATGGATCAGCGATTACGTATTGGCCGGATACGGAACAGGAGCTATTATGGCTGTACCTGCTCACGATAGCCGCGACTATGCATTTGCCAAACATTTCGGATTGGAAATCCGTCCGTTGGTAGAAGGTTGTGATGTAAGCGAAGAAAGTTTCGATGCAAAAGAAGGAATCGTTTGCAATTCTCCGCGTCCGGATGCCACTCCTTACTGTGATCTTTCTCTGAACGGACTGACCATCAAGGAAGCGATAGAAACAACCAAGAAATATGTAAAAGAACACAATCTGGGTCGTGTGAAAGTGAACTACCGCCTGCGCGACGCTATTTTCTCTCGCCAACGTTACTGGGGTGAACCGTTCCCTGTTTACTACAAAGACGGAATGCCTTATATGATTGACGAAGCCAGCCTGCCGCTGGAACTGCCGGAAGTCGCTAAATTCCTGCCTACCGAAACAGGTGAGCCTCCATTGGGACATGCAACTAAATGGGCTTGGGATACAGTAAACAAATGTGTCGTAGAAAATGAAAAGATTGACCATGCAACCGTCTTCCCGCTGGAACTGAACACCATGCCGGGATTCGCCGGTTCTTCGGCTTATTATCTCCGCTACATGGACCCGTATAATCATCAGGCATTAGTTGATCCGAAAATTGACCAGTATTGGAAAAATGTAGACCTATACGTAGGTGGTACCGAACATGCAACAGGGCACTTGATTTATTCTCGTTTTTGGAATAAATTCCTGTATGACATGGGTGTGTCTGTAATGGAAGAACCCTTCCAAAAGTTAGTAAACCAAGGAATGATTCAAGGTCGCAGCAACTTTGTATACCGTATCAAAAATACCAATACTTTCGTTTCATTGAACCTGAAAGATCAGTACGAAGTTACTCCTATCCATGTAGACGTAAATATCGTATCCAATGACGTTTTAGATTTGGAAGCATTCAAAGCATGGCGTCCTGAATATAAAACAGCCGAATTTATCCTTGAAGACGGAAAATACGTTTGCGGATGGGCAGTTGAAAAGATGAGTAAATCTATGTTCAACGTGGTTAATCCGGATATGATTGTTGAAAAATACGGTGCAGATACTCTTCGTATGTACGAAATGTTCCTCGGCCCGGTAGAACAGTCCAAACCGTGGGATACAAACGGAATCGACGGTGTACACCGTTTTATCCGTAAATTCTGGTCGTTGTTCTACAGCCGCACAGACGAATATCTGGTAACGGACGAACCGGCAACGAAAGAAGAATTGAAGAGCCTGCATAAATTAATCAAGAAGGTGACTGGTGATATTGAACAGTTCTCTTACAATACATCTATCAGCGCATTCATGATTTGTGTAAACGAACTCTTCAACCTGAAATGCAGCAAGAAAGAGATTCTGGAACAACTCGTTATCACTCTCGCTCCTTTCGCTCCTCATGTCTGCGAAGAGTTGTGGGATGTATTGGGACACGAGACTTCCGTATGCGACGCCCAATGGCCTGCATACAACGAAGAATATCTGAAAGAAGATACTATCAACTATACCATCTCCTTCAACGGAAAGGCACGTTTCAATATGGAATTTGCAGCAGATGAAGCTTCGGACGCTATCCAAGCGGCAGTACTAGCCGACGAACGTTCGCAGAAGTGGATTGATGGCAAGACTCCGAAAAAGATCATTGTCGTTCCGAAAAAGATTGTAAACGTTGTAATTTAAAGAAACAGTTTCAAGTATTAAGTTTTAGGTATTAACTTGGCGGATATATTTGGAAAACGACTATGGATAATACTTAAAACTTAATACTTGAACTTAATACTTGAAACTTAATACTTGAAACTTAAAATCCATGCATAAACTAACAAAAGCGGAAGTAATGAGAGAAGTGAAAGATTATATCTACATCACTCTCGGATTGATAAGCTATTCTTTGGGATGGGCAGCATTCCTTTTACCCTATCAGATAACTACCGGAGGAACTACCGGTATCAGCGCTATCATTTACTATTCTACCGGATTTCCCATCCAATGGTCATATTTCGTCATCAATGCGATACTGATGACGTTTGCTTTCCGAATATTGGGTCCACGGTTCAGCATCAAAACGACATACGCCATCTTCAGCCTTACTTTCCTGCTTTGGTTATTCCAACTGTTGGTCAACAATTACGTTGTGGCGCCGGACATGACTCCCGAAGGTCAACCGTTGCTACTCGGACCGGGACAGGACTTCATGGCGTGCATCATCGGTGCAGTCATGTGTGGCATAGGACTGGGTATTGTATTCAACTATAACGGAAGTACCGGCGGAACGGATATCATCGCTGCCATCGTCAACAAATATAAAGATGTGACCCTCGGACGAATGATTATGATTTGTGATATCTTTATCATCAGCTCCTGCTACTTTATATTCCACGACTGGCGCCGGGTTATTTTCGGCTTCGTCACGCTGTTTATCATCGGCATCGTGCTCGACTGGATTATCAACAGCGCCCGGCAATCGGTTCAGTTTCTCATCTTCTCCAAGAAATATGATGAAATAGCCGACAGCATCATCAAAGATGCCGACCGTGGGGTGACGGTGCTCGACGGAACGGGATGGTACAGCAAGAAAGACGTAAAAGTACTTGTCGTATTGGCGAAAAAACGCCAGTCGCTCGACATCTTCCGTTTGGTAAAACGCATTGATCCGAATGCTTTTATCTCTCAAAGTTCCGTTATCGGTGTGTATGGCGAAGGATTCGATAAGCTGAAAGTGAAATAATAATCGGTTGATAAGTAGTGAACAACCTTGTTAAAACAAAAAATAAGATGATGAAACGCAAACTTGTATTTGCTACCAATAATGCTCATAAACTGGAAGAAGTGGCCGCTATCCTGGGAGATCAAGTGGAATTACTAAGTCTCAATGATATCGGTTGCCAAACGGATATTCCAGAAACAGCTGAAACACTGGAAGGAAATGCGCTGTTAAAATCTTCCTATATCTATAAAAACTATCATCTGGATTGTTTTGCCGATGATACGGGATTGGAAGTGGAAGCCTTGAACGGAGCTCCCGGAGTCTATTCCGCCCGCTATGCAGGAGGTGAAGGACACGACGCCCAGGCTAATATGCTCAAACTTCTTCACGAACTGGACGGAAAAGAAAATCGTAAAGCACAATTCCGCACCGCTATTTCGTTGATACTGGACGGAAAGGAGTATCTCTTTGAAGGAGTGATAAAAGGCGAAATAATCAAAGAAAAACGCGGTGACTCAGGATTTGGCTACGATCCTGTATTCATGCCTGAAGGTTACGACCGGACTTTTGCCGAATTGGGAAATGATATCAAAAACCAAATCAGCCATCGCGCACTGGCTATACAGA
The Bacteroides caecimuris DNA segment above includes these coding regions:
- a CDS encoding YitT family protein, which produces MHKLTKAEVMREVKDYIYITLGLISYSLGWAAFLLPYQITTGGTTGISAIIYYSTGFPIQWSYFVINAILMTFAFRILGPRFSIKTTYAIFSLTFLLWLFQLLVNNYVVAPDMTPEGQPLLLGPGQDFMACIIGAVMCGIGLGIVFNYNGSTGGTDIIAAIVNKYKDVTLGRMIMICDIFIISSCYFIFHDWRRVIFGFVTLFIIGIVLDWIINSARQSVQFLIFSKKYDEIADSIIKDADRGVTVLDGTGWYSKKDVKVLVVLAKKRQSLDIFRLVKRIDPNAFISQSSVIGVYGEGFDKLKVK
- a CDS encoding AAA family ATPase; this encodes MEKYIAPDRKRIPYGMMNFAVIRRDDCYYVDKTRFIPMIEEADKFFFFIRPRRFGKSLTINMLQHYYDILAKDKFEALFGDLYIGKHPTRDRNSYLVLYLNFSGIVGELHNYRKGLDAHCQTMFDYFCDIYADYLPKGIKEELDKKEGAVEQFEYLFTECNKTNQRIYLFIDEYDHFTNAILSDIESLHRYTDETHGEGYLRAFFNKIKAGTYSSIERCFITGVSPVTMDDLTSGFNIGTNYSLTPEFNEMIGFTEEEVRQMLTYYSTTSPFNHSVDELIEIMKPWYDNYCFAEECYGETTMYNSNMVLYFVKNYIQRGKAPRDMVEDNIRIDYEKLRMLIRKDKEFAHDASIIQTLVSEGYVTGELKKGFPAVNITNPDNFVSLLYYFGMLTISGTYEGRTKLTIPNQVVREQIYTYLLSTYNEAELNFSSYEKNELASGLAYRGDWKAYFGYIADCLKRYTSQRDKQKGEFFVHGFTLAMTAQNRFYRPISEQDTQAGYVDIFLCPLLDIYSDMKHSYIVELKYAKYKDPESRVEELRQEAIAQANRYADTDTVKRAVGTTQLHKIVVVYKGMDMPVCEEI
- a CDS encoding family 78 glycoside hydrolase catalytic domain translates to MKMNLHYFTNLVPVMILAFFSNGGPINATEVGKRTDALEASAWNGSKWISATDAPVAKGHNNGRAADGASWFVSTVKNEQKVISAKWMTAGLGVYELYVNGKTVGREFLKPGFTHHAKTKRSFTYDITDVIRTKSNAENILSVQVTPGWWGDKIVTPGGHDGMIGKKCAFRGVLELTFSDGTKKRYGTDLENWKAGIAGPVKHAGIFDGEEYDARQPMGYECADKLSTPEENTEFTGDILPSDGAEVYLRTDLALAPVRAYVWKNIEGAKENEFGKVIIDREFALGKEMTVRPGETLVVDFGQNSAAVPSFVFKAAEGTVLTCLPAELLNDGNGARIRGMDGPEGSCHRENLRIPHTGIRLDYTFAGGDNYVAYHPHCTFFGYRYVSITATGNVAIKSLKSIPVTSIAKELETGTITTGNDLVNKLISNTYWGQLSNYLSIPTDCPQRDERLGWTADTQVFAETGTFFANTMKFFHKWMRDMRDTQNSLGGFPGVAPLAQYGDEKMRLGWADAGIIVPWTVWKQFGDTQIIEENWNAMDLFMNHINDTKYNHETLRSENGNYQWADWLSYEPLESCSGLAFSPQGPLPEAISYWNYLSASYWVIDAFMMRDMAVATGRNAAKYQQMADAAKAYIKENFLNEDGTFKTAILNTMQTPALFALKNQLVEGEAKTNMINRLRENFAQHDLCLQTGFLGTSILMPTLTENGMEDIAYELLFQRKNPSWLYSIDNGATTIWERWNSYMLDKGMGPRGMNSFNHYAYGCVCEWIWETVAGIAADPASPGFKHIIMKPIPDKRLGHMAAEYRSAAGLIKSSWKYEGNTWVWKFTIPKGVTATVTLPGETKSKVYGSGTYKVTK
- a CDS encoding non-canonical purine NTP diphosphatase is translated as MKRKLVFATNNAHKLEEVAAILGDQVELLSLNDIGCQTDIPETAETLEGNALLKSSYIYKNYHLDCFADDTGLEVEALNGAPGVYSARYAGGEGHDAQANMLKLLHELDGKENRKAQFRTAISLILDGKEYLFEGVIKGEIIKEKRGDSGFGYDPVFMPEGYDRTFAELGNDIKNQISHRALAIQKLCEFLQS
- a CDS encoding DMT family transporter, which translates into the protein MELKHGFYHLIAILVVAIWGLTFISTKVLINHGLTPQEIFFYRFLIAYLGIWVISPKRLFTSNWKDELWLMAGGLFGGSLYFFTENTALGITQASNVAFIICTAPLLTTILSLLFYKSEKATKGLIYGSILALIGVGLVVFNGSFVLKLSPVGDLLTLLAALSWAFYSLVIKKMTGRYPTVFITRKIFFYGVLTILPAFLLHPLQPDFNVLLKPVVLSNLLFLAVLASLVCYVLWNVVLKQLGTVRASNYIYLNPLVTMVASVIILHEQITWITLLGAGCIIFGVYQAEKK
- the leuS gene encoding leucine--tRNA ligase codes for the protein MEYNFREIEKKWQKRWVDEKTYQVTEDESKQKFYVLNMFPYPSGAGLHVGHPLGYIASDIYARYKRLQGFNVLNPMGYDAYGLPAEQYAIQTGQHPAITTVNNINRYREQLDKIGFSFDWNREIRTCDPEYYHWTQWAFQKMFNSYYCNDEQKARPIEELEKAFAIYGNKGLNAACSEDISFTAEEWNAKSEKEKQEILMNYRIAYLGETMVNWCAELGTVLANDEVVDGVSERGGYPVVQKKMRQWCLRVSAYAQRLLDGLDTIDWTDSLKETQRNWIGRSEGAEVQFKVKDSDLEFTIFTTRADTMFGVTFMVLAPESELVAQLTTPEQKAEVDAYLDRTKKRTERERIADRSVTGVFSGSYAINPFTGEAVPVWISDYVLAGYGTGAIMAVPAHDSRDYAFAKHFGLEIRPLVEGCDVSEESFDAKEGIVCNSPRPDATPYCDLSLNGLTIKEAIETTKKYVKEHNLGRVKVNYRLRDAIFSRQRYWGEPFPVYYKDGMPYMIDEASLPLELPEVAKFLPTETGEPPLGHATKWAWDTVNKCVVENEKIDHATVFPLELNTMPGFAGSSAYYLRYMDPYNHQALVDPKIDQYWKNVDLYVGGTEHATGHLIYSRFWNKFLYDMGVSVMEEPFQKLVNQGMIQGRSNFVYRIKNTNTFVSLNLKDQYEVTPIHVDVNIVSNDVLDLEAFKAWRPEYKTAEFILEDGKYVCGWAVEKMSKSMFNVVNPDMIVEKYGADTLRMYEMFLGPVEQSKPWDTNGIDGVHRFIRKFWSLFYSRTDEYLVTDEPATKEELKSLHKLIKKVTGDIEQFSYNTSISAFMICVNELFNLKCSKKEILEQLVITLAPFAPHVCEELWDVLGHETSVCDAQWPAYNEEYLKEDTINYTISFNGKARFNMEFAADEASDAIQAAVLADERSQKWIDGKTPKKIIVVPKKIVNVVI